The proteins below are encoded in one region of Halogranum gelatinilyticum:
- a CDS encoding ATP-dependent DNA helicase, producing the protein MTWESVFGHAEPYPEQAAGIETAIETADDGGFVVLEGACGTGKTMLALTAGIDRVRDPDSDYERVVVLTSVKQQLRQFEDDLRTINDNLPDDWRPVSGLTLVGKADVCPYSRERVAGIDEKNVYDRCEGLRERTRNLVGDGGDTTAASLVSQARSAQTGLADSSSSGPDYLETAGDPTPYLPEMPEYGDTEFCPFYAQFLDDLPEDGDPIEAVPFDFDSQGLIEPDDLVSLSAGFGTCPHSMMGAVLSHVEVVVGNYYHAFDPTTASTFTGALLDDSTFLVCDEAHMLEPRVRDLVSDAVGDVSLRDAESELTRVIQPVEFEDDGAKSTGAQTMDAQLVRAELEESDVTLSELKELRSFVRDLREELDRRVTAHLDHVQPDWRADLTQLDDHELPLRDPEVPATDEITEWAGEEGYDGGVWARAEIIGSTVARILNSAEEEDKKRVTPGVGRVLGEWYRQDHERYFREIELERTWDETQPPDSWRRAYNARLALHNCVPSDAIGDRLAEFGGGVLMSATLEPLDVFRRVSGLDYLEEEGRPVVERTFGLGFPEENRASFAVDAPKFTYGNRGSPGEDNETRRVYADSVAEVARRPGNVLVGMPSYGEAEWIASVLRERLDKPVLVDESSDDVATESLKTDFFGGQDKVLVTSLRGTLTEGVDYRGDRLSAAVVCGVPIINTASPRTKALVTAYDREFGSDGSAAGRGTGGGGGGGGSRSGFETALTVPAVRKARQAIGRVIRGSDEVGVRVFVDGRYARESWNSVREYLPEEEREEFRPVSPDMLSFALDRFWDGEASL; encoded by the coding sequence GTGACCTGGGAGTCGGTGTTCGGCCACGCGGAGCCGTATCCAGAACAGGCGGCAGGCATCGAGACGGCCATCGAGACCGCAGACGACGGCGGCTTCGTCGTCCTCGAAGGTGCCTGTGGGACTGGCAAGACCATGCTCGCGCTGACGGCGGGCATCGACCGCGTGCGCGACCCCGACTCCGACTACGAACGCGTGGTCGTCCTCACGAGCGTCAAACAGCAGCTCCGACAGTTCGAGGACGACCTCCGCACCATCAACGACAACCTCCCCGACGACTGGCGACCCGTCTCCGGGCTGACGCTCGTCGGCAAGGCGGACGTCTGTCCGTACAGCCGCGAGCGCGTCGCTGGCATCGACGAGAAGAACGTCTACGACCGCTGTGAGGGACTCCGCGAGCGGACGCGAAACCTCGTCGGCGACGGCGGCGACACCACCGCCGCGAGCCTCGTCTCGCAGGCCCGGAGTGCCCAGACCGGACTCGCCGACTCAAGCTCCAGCGGTCCCGACTATCTCGAGACCGCGGGCGACCCGACGCCCTACTTGCCAGAAATGCCCGAGTACGGCGACACCGAGTTCTGCCCGTTCTACGCGCAGTTCCTCGACGACCTGCCGGAGGACGGCGACCCCATCGAGGCCGTCCCGTTCGACTTCGACAGTCAGGGCCTCATCGAACCCGACGACCTCGTCTCGCTCTCCGCTGGCTTCGGCACCTGTCCCCACTCGATGATGGGCGCGGTGCTTTCCCACGTCGAGGTCGTCGTCGGCAACTACTACCACGCCTTCGACCCGACGACGGCGTCGACGTTCACCGGCGCGCTGCTCGACGACTCGACGTTCCTTGTCTGCGACGAGGCGCATATGCTCGAACCGCGCGTCCGCGACCTCGTCAGCGACGCCGTCGGTGACGTGAGCCTCCGCGACGCCGAATCGGAGCTGACGCGCGTCATCCAGCCCGTCGAGTTCGAGGACGACGGCGCGAAGTCGACCGGCGCGCAGACGATGGACGCCCAACTCGTCCGCGCCGAACTCGAGGAGTCAGACGTCACGCTCAGCGAGTTGAAGGAACTCCGGTCGTTCGTCCGCGACCTCCGCGAGGAACTCGACCGGCGCGTCACGGCCCACCTCGACCACGTCCAACCCGACTGGCGGGCCGATTTGACCCAACTGGACGACCACGAACTTCCCCTCCGGGACCCCGAGGTCCCCGCGACCGACGAGATCACCGAGTGGGCAGGAGAGGAGGGCTACGACGGCGGCGTCTGGGCGCGCGCCGAGATCATCGGTTCGACCGTCGCCCGCATCCTCAACTCCGCCGAGGAGGAGGACAAGAAACGGGTGACGCCCGGTGTCGGCCGCGTTCTCGGCGAGTGGTACCGCCAGGACCACGAGCGCTACTTCCGCGAAATCGAGTTAGAGAGAACGTGGGACGAGACGCAGCCACCGGACTCGTGGCGACGCGCCTACAACGCCCGGCTCGCGCTGCACAACTGCGTCCCGAGCGACGCCATCGGCGACCGGCTCGCCGAGTTCGGCGGCGGCGTCCTGATGAGCGCGACGCTCGAACCGCTCGACGTCTTCCGTCGCGTCTCGGGACTCGATTACTTGGAGGAAGAAGGCCGCCCCGTCGTCGAACGGACCTTCGGTCTTGGCTTCCCCGAGGAGAACCGTGCGAGCTTCGCGGTCGACGCGCCGAAGTTCACCTACGGCAACCGCGGGTCGCCGGGCGAGGACAACGAGACGCGCCGCGTCTACGCCGACTCGGTCGCGGAAGTCGCCCGACGCCCCGGCAACGTGCTCGTCGGGATGCCGAGCTACGGCGAGGCCGAGTGGATCGCGAGCGTCCTCCGCGAGCGACTGGACAAGCCTGTCCTCGTCGACGAGTCGAGTGACGACGTCGCCACCGAGTCGCTGAAGACGGACTTCTTCGGCGGGCAGGACAAGGTGCTCGTGACCAGTCTGCGAGGGACGCTCACCGAGGGCGTCGACTACCGCGGCGACCGCCTGTCGGCCGCCGTCGTCTGCGGCGTCCCCATCATCAACACGGCCAGTCCCCGAACCAAAGCGCTCGTGACGGCCTACGACCGGGAGTTCGGCAGCGACGGGAGCGCGGCGGGTCGTGGTACTGGCGGCGGCGGTGGCGGCGGTGGAAGCCGAAGCGGCTTCGAGACCGCCCTGACTGTCCCGGCGGTCCGCAAGGCGCGGCAGGCCATCGGCCGCGTCATCCGCGGAAGCGACGAGGTCGGCGTCCGCGTCTTCGTCGACGGCCGCTACGCTCGCGAGTCGTGGAACAGCGTCCGCGAGTATCTGCCCGAAGAAGAGCGCGAGGAGTTCCGTCCGGTGAGTCCCGATATGCTGTCGTTCGCGCTCGACCGTTTCTGGGACGGCGAGGCGAGTCTCTAA
- a CDS encoding calcium/sodium antiporter, with the protein MLSTNTLYLVVGILLLYLGAELLVDGAARLALGFGLKAAIVGVTVVAFATTTPELFVAILSGLDYSTSLGLGAIIGSNIANIGLVLGIAALIRPLSVNEDVFREHVPFMVLAAVLLVGLGLDGTLGRFDGGVFLLLLAAFTGYLFYRMQQTEGEVESDEVDLDEDVDPKLMDFAKLGGGLLLLLLGSRWLIQGGQGALEALGFGPRFVGLTVLAFGTSLPELAASVVSAARGEEELSIGNVVGSNIYNILAVLGVLALMVPLNVPTDTLSFDFPVLIVFTFGIIAIMLNNRDISRLDGGVLVGGYLVFFYFLLP; encoded by the coding sequence CTGCTCTCGACGAACACGCTCTATCTCGTCGTGGGCATTCTCCTCTTGTATCTCGGTGCCGAACTCCTCGTCGACGGTGCCGCCCGCCTCGCGCTCGGCTTCGGACTCAAGGCCGCGATCGTCGGCGTCACCGTCGTCGCCTTCGCGACGACGACGCCCGAACTGTTCGTCGCCATCCTCTCGGGACTCGACTACTCGACGAGCCTCGGGCTGGGAGCCATCATCGGTTCCAACATCGCCAACATCGGTCTCGTGCTCGGCATCGCCGCGCTCATCCGGCCGCTCTCTGTCAACGAGGACGTCTTCCGCGAGCACGTGCCCTTCATGGTGCTCGCGGCGGTGCTCCTCGTCGGTCTGGGACTCGACGGTACTCTCGGTCGCTTCGACGGTGGGGTGTTTCTCCTGCTGCTCGCGGCGTTCACGGGCTATCTGTTCTACCGGATGCAGCAGACCGAGGGTGAAGTCGAGTCCGACGAGGTCGACCTCGACGAGGACGTCGACCCCAAGCTGATGGACTTCGCGAAGCTCGGTGGCGGCCTCCTGTTGCTCCTGCTCGGCTCGCGCTGGCTCATCCAGGGCGGCCAGGGCGCGCTCGAAGCACTCGGCTTCGGGCCGCGCTTCGTCGGTCTCACGGTGCTCGCGTTCGGGACGTCGCTGCCGGAACTGGCGGCCTCCGTCGTCAGCGCGGCTCGCGGTGAGGAAGAACTCTCCATCGGCAACGTCGTCGGCTCCAACATCTACAACATCCTCGCTGTCCTCGGCGTGCTCGCGCTGATGGTCCCGCTCAACGTCCCCACGGACACGCTCAGCTTCGACTTCCCGGTGCTCATCGTCTTCACCTTCGGCATCATCGCCATCATGCTCAACAACCGCGACATCTCCCGGCTCGACGGCGGCGTCCTCGTCGGCGGCTACCTCGTCTTCTTCTACTTCCTCCTGCCCTGA
- a CDS encoding DUF7576 family protein, translating into MVDPTSDLGEDVDESNAPECATCGELIIQSPTHRVLTSVEDGIVQHRHFCDDDCKAEWTEN; encoded by the coding sequence ATGGTTGACCCCACCTCTGACCTCGGTGAGGACGTAGACGAGAGCAACGCACCCGAGTGTGCGACCTGCGGCGAACTGATCATCCAATCGCCCACACACCGCGTGCTCACGTCTGTCGAGGACGGTATCGTCCAGCACCGGCATTTCTGTGACGACGACTGCAAGGCCGAGTGGACCGAGAACTGA
- a CDS encoding DUF7511 domain-containing protein has translation MSGVDTEFEAVDRRRDTDTRTGRDFDLHSVVVSDGNGPDECTIFPRQRGHLDRTTVWLSANFDCFVDLADAC, from the coding sequence ATGTCAGGCGTCGACACGGAGTTCGAGGCGGTGGACCGTCGGAGAGACACGGATACGCGGACGGGACGCGACTTCGACCTCCACAGTGTCGTCGTCAGCGACGGAAACGGTCCCGACGAGTGTACCATCTTTCCGCGACAACGCGGCCACCTGGACAGAACCACGGTCTGGCTCTCGGCGAACTTCGACTGCTTCGTCGACCTCGCCGACGCCTGCTAG
- a CDS encoding DUF1059 domain-containing protein has protein sequence MGWSRKLVCRPGCPYEVTSEDDEQLVAVMLEHMWDDHGVAVDPEDLREMISG, from the coding sequence ATGGGCTGGAGCCGGAAGCTCGTCTGTCGGCCGGGCTGTCCCTACGAGGTCACGTCGGAGGACGACGAACAGCTCGTCGCCGTCATGCTCGAACATATGTGGGACGACCACGGCGTCGCCGTCGACCCCGAGGACCTCCGCGAGATGATCTCCGGCTAG
- a CDS encoding helix-hairpin-helix domain-containing protein, producing MRLEDYWGVGPKTKTRLTDALGTEAAIDAIESADLRALADAGITRGRATRILRRANGDAGMSMLGTSDARNVYDELLSLAGEYAVTEHAADRIRVLTPLTDREAITDRLDSVLAAREAWDSLDEADRDAVLDAFARYDERGGTERAAVETALALREAGLRGETFAALDDVDPDALREAAGALGYVSEGRVVDGADDELDRLRRQHEAAKSLANDAFDVLDTVRDSGVRTLDDFEHAVVEYVTRETDLTRSDVQRAAADDPVDAADFVSTTLRALAADLEEQVADREETVEAEIREAVETARDDVDAAVAAVDDIGFALSLARFAEAHDLRRPTLVDDGLAVTGARNLLLSGDVQPVTYGVGEHALAGNAGVDRAGNGAAGDITPPSGDRVTVLTGANSGGKTTLLETLCQVVLLTAMGLPVPAEAAEIGAFDTVVFHRRHASFNAGVLESTLKSIVPPLTDDGRALMLVDEFEAITEPGRAADLLNGLVQLTVDRGALGVYVTHLADELSPLPSQARIDGIFAEGLTQDLALQVDYQPRFGTVGKSTPEFIVSRLVANARDRAERQGFEALAAAVGEEAVQRTLSDAQWDGE from the coding sequence ATGCGACTGGAGGACTACTGGGGAGTCGGACCGAAGACGAAGACACGGCTCACCGACGCGCTCGGGACCGAGGCCGCCATCGACGCCATCGAGTCGGCGGACCTCCGCGCGCTCGCCGACGCCGGCATCACCCGCGGCCGAGCCACGCGCATCCTCCGGCGGGCCAACGGCGACGCGGGGATGTCGATGCTCGGCACCTCGGACGCCCGAAACGTCTACGACGAACTGCTCTCGCTGGCCGGTGAGTACGCTGTCACCGAACACGCTGCCGACCGGATTCGCGTCCTGACGCCGCTGACCGACCGCGAGGCCATCACCGACCGCCTCGACAGCGTACTCGCCGCCCGCGAGGCGTGGGACTCGCTCGACGAGGCCGACAGAGACGCTGTCCTCGACGCCTTCGCCCGCTACGACGAGCGTGGCGGGACCGAACGCGCGGCCGTCGAGACCGCGCTCGCGCTCCGCGAGGCCGGACTCCGCGGCGAGACCTTCGCCGCACTCGACGACGTCGACCCCGACGCGCTCCGTGAGGCGGCGGGCGCGCTCGGCTACGTCTCCGAGGGCCGCGTCGTCGACGGCGCGGACGACGAACTCGACCGCCTGCGTCGCCAGCACGAGGCGGCGAAATCCCTCGCCAACGACGCCTTCGACGTGCTCGACACCGTCCGCGATTCGGGCGTCCGCACGCTCGACGACTTCGAACACGCCGTCGTCGAGTACGTCACCCGCGAGACCGACCTGACGCGGAGCGACGTCCAACGCGCCGCCGCCGACGACCCCGTCGACGCCGCGGACTTCGTGAGTACGACGCTGCGCGCGCTGGCGGCGGACTTGGAGGAACAGGTCGCAGACCGCGAGGAGACGGTCGAGGCGGAGATTCGAGAGGCGGTAGAGACCGCCCGCGACGACGTCGACGCCGCGGTCGCCGCCGTCGACGACATCGGCTTCGCCCTGTCGCTGGCGCGGTTCGCCGAGGCGCACGACCTCCGGCGGCCGACCCTCGTCGACGACGGTCTCGCCGTGACTGGCGCGCGGAACCTGCTCCTCTCGGGCGACGTCCAACCCGTCACCTACGGCGTCGGCGAACACGCCCTCGCTGGCAACGCTGGCGTCGACCGCGCAGGCAACGGCGCGGCGGGCGACATCACACCCCCCTCCGGCGACCGCGTGACGGTCCTCACGGGGGCGAACTCCGGCGGGAAGACGACCCTGCTCGAGACGCTCTGTCAGGTCGTCCTGCTCACCGCGATGGGACTGCCCGTGCCCGCGGAGGCCGCGGAGATCGGCGCGTTCGACACGGTCGTCTTCCACCGACGACACGCCAGTTTCAACGCGGGCGTCCTCGAGTCGACGCTGAAATCCATCGTCCCGCCGCTGACCGACGACGGGCGGGCACTGATGCTCGTCGACGAGTTCGAAGCCATCACCGAACCCGGCAGAGCGGCCGACCTGCTCAACGGACTGGTCCAACTGACCGTCGACCGCGGCGCGCTCGGCGTCTACGTGACGCATCTCGCGGACGAGCTGAGTCCGCTGCCATCGCAGGCGCGCATCGACGGCATCTTCGCCGAGGGGCTGACCCAGGACCTCGCGCTACAGGTGGATTACCAGCCGCGGTTCGGCACCGTCGGCAAGTCCACCCCGGAGTTCATCGTCTCCCGACTCGTCGCCAACGCCCGCGACCGCGCCGAGCGACAGGGCTTCGAGGCACTGGCGGCCGCCGTCGGCGAGGAGGCCGTCCAGCGGACGTTGTCAGATGCGCAGTGGGACGGAGAATAG
- a CDS encoding UPF0058 family protein, whose amino-acid sequence MKKNELIHLHTLLAQIAERFIARGVATSADFEPYTALGVTPMTLRESRDRHEEAVQTLTRLLADCARRAETVPAQ is encoded by the coding sequence GTGAAGAAGAACGAACTGATTCACCTCCACACGCTCCTCGCGCAGATCGCAGAGCGGTTCATCGCGCGTGGAGTCGCAACGTCGGCGGACTTCGAACCCTACACCGCCCTCGGCGTGACGCCGATGACACTCCGAGAGTCGAGAGACCGCCACGAGGAAGCGGTACAGACCCTCACACGACTTCTTGCAGACTGCGCGCGGCGGGCCGAGACGGTCCCCGCCCAGTAA
- a CDS encoding N-acyl homoserine lactonase family protein codes for MSDLSVTPVDRGRVYADTNYVVDGYAMADAETPNPTHEMAEFVVWNAVVDGPETTVLWDTGSHPDAGDGYWPAPLYNAFEHVDAADHRLADDLDAAGYALDDIDAVVMSHLHLDHAGGLSEFAGTDVPIYVHEEELKFAYYSAKTTEGSIAYLASDFDHDLNWEIVHRHRHTLFDGFELLHLPGHTPGVMGAKLDLGDETLLIAGDECYVDANWADEAPLGPGLLWSERDWFESLQTLKELERRHDAAVLYGHDLDRFETLAERLG; via the coding sequence ATGTCCGACCTGTCAGTCACGCCCGTCGACCGCGGCCGCGTCTACGCCGACACGAACTACGTCGTCGACGGCTACGCCATGGCCGACGCCGAGACCCCGAACCCGACCCACGAGATGGCCGAGTTCGTCGTCTGGAACGCCGTCGTCGACGGTCCCGAGACGACGGTGCTCTGGGATACCGGCTCGCACCCCGACGCCGGCGACGGGTACTGGCCCGCGCCGCTCTACAACGCCTTCGAGCACGTCGACGCCGCCGACCACCGCCTCGCGGACGACCTCGACGCGGCGGGCTACGCTCTCGACGACATCGACGCGGTCGTCATGAGCCATCTCCATCTGGACCACGCGGGCGGCCTCTCCGAGTTCGCCGGGACTGACGTCCCGATTTACGTCCACGAGGAGGAGCTGAAGTTCGCCTACTACAGCGCGAAGACGACCGAGGGGTCTATCGCCTATCTCGCGAGCGACTTCGACCACGACCTCAACTGGGAGATCGTCCACCGCCACCGTCACACGCTCTTCGACGGTTTCGAACTCCTCCACCTGCCGGGGCACACGCCCGGCGTCATGGGCGCGAAACTCGACCTCGGTGACGAGACGCTGCTCATCGCGGGCGACGAGTGTTACGTCGACGCCAACTGGGCAGACGAGGCCCCGCTCGGTCCCGGCTTGCTCTGGAGCGAGCGCGACTGGTTCGAGAGCCTCCAGACGTTGAAGGAACTCGAACGTCGTCACGACGCCGCCGTCCTCTACGGCCACGACCTCGACCGCTTCGAGACACTGGCCGAGCGGCTGGGCTGA
- a CDS encoding acyl-CoA dehydrogenase family protein, translated as MDLLDDSIVPEHAREVKQQAREFAEEYIEPNAEEYYRTGEYPWEILEAGMDAGLVAQDIAEEYGGSGYDLEQILAIAEEFYKADAGIALTLQLASFGCEIVEQYGSEEQKEEYLRPVAENDQISGLAVSEPETGSDLAGMTTTAEKTDDGWVLNGEKYWIGNGVEADWLTVYAKTGDAEDRYSNYSMFIVETDTEGYEAEHIPEKMGMRASKQAHIVFDDCTIPEENLVGTAGGGFYMLADFFNHGRVVVGGHGLGMAAAAIEEAWDFVHDRNAFGRNISEFQAVQHDLADMLLEFESARSLNWRAAEKVKNHDNAGYWAALCKCRSTEASVFCAERGMQLHGGRSNLTDRRIARVYRDVRIPVIYEGANAVQRNLIYRQRQ; from the coding sequence CGCGAGGTCAAGCAGCAGGCCCGCGAGTTCGCCGAAGAGTACATCGAGCCGAACGCTGAGGAGTATTACCGTACGGGTGAGTATCCGTGGGAGATCCTCGAAGCCGGGATGGACGCCGGACTCGTCGCCCAGGACATCGCCGAGGAGTACGGCGGTTCCGGCTACGACCTCGAACAGATACTCGCCATCGCCGAGGAGTTCTACAAGGCCGACGCCGGCATCGCGCTGACGCTCCAGCTCGCGAGTTTCGGCTGTGAGATCGTCGAACAGTACGGCTCCGAGGAGCAGAAAGAGGAGTATCTCCGCCCCGTCGCGGAGAACGACCAGATTTCGGGCCTCGCCGTCTCGGAACCCGAGACCGGGTCGGACCTCGCCGGCATGACCACGACGGCCGAGAAGACCGACGACGGCTGGGTGCTCAACGGCGAGAAGTACTGGATCGGCAACGGCGTCGAGGCCGACTGGCTGACCGTCTACGCGAAGACGGGCGACGCCGAGGACCGCTACTCGAACTACTCGATGTTCATCGTCGAGACCGACACCGAGGGCTACGAGGCCGAACACATCCCGGAGAAGATGGGGATGCGCGCGTCGAAGCAGGCCCACATCGTCTTCGACGACTGCACCATTCCGGAAGAGAACCTCGTCGGCACCGCCGGTGGCGGCTTCTACATGCTCGCGGACTTCTTCAACCACGGCCGCGTCGTCGTCGGCGGCCACGGTCTCGGGATGGCCGCCGCCGCCATCGAGGAGGCGTGGGACTTCGTCCACGACCGCAACGCCTTCGGCCGCAACATCTCGGAGTTCCAGGCCGTCCAGCACGACCTCGCCGACATGCTCTTGGAGTTCGAGTCGGCCCGCTCGCTCAACTGGCGCGCCGCCGAGAAGGTGAAGAACCACGACAACGCGGGCTACTGGGCCGCGCTCTGTAAGTGCCGTTCGACCGAGGCCTCCGTCTTCTGTGCCGAGCGCGGGATGCAGCTCCACGGCGGCCGCTCGAACCTGACGGACCGGCGCATCGCTCGCGTCTACCGCGACGTCCGCATCCCGGTCATCTACGAGGGTGCCAACGCGGTCCAGCGCAACCTCATCTACCGCCAGCGGCAGTAA